A single window of Candidatus Hydrogenedentota bacterium DNA harbors:
- a CDS encoding GNAT family N-acetyltransferase — protein MSITVREYLPEDESEWLKVHAIIMSISHAWNYCIQERPDYTGYVSTRLVAVDGDRIIGLIDVQYENEPGELCFQKDSRGGYVLEFGRLPEYGGAGLGKQLMDAAAADARRLGFNRLEYWSQDRRAQRYYRRLGLKEISRHYRFRFKPPQAIQDELMKDCVGVEYLYGACVPEEWPLVREKYDVITKPPLEPHLCVGFDVRF, from the coding sequence ATGAGTATTACGGTGCGGGAATACCTGCCGGAAGACGAAAGCGAATGGTTGAAGGTTCACGCCATCATCATGAGCATCTCCCACGCGTGGAACTACTGCATTCAGGAGCGTCCGGATTACACGGGCTACGTGTCCACCCGCCTCGTTGCCGTGGACGGCGACCGCATCATTGGGTTGATCGATGTGCAGTACGAGAACGAGCCCGGCGAACTCTGCTTTCAGAAAGATTCGCGCGGCGGTTATGTGCTGGAGTTTGGACGTCTTCCCGAATACGGTGGCGCGGGACTCGGCAAGCAGTTGATGGACGCCGCCGCGGCGGACGCCAGGCGGCTCGGTTTCAATCGCCTGGAGTACTGGAGTCAGGATCGGCGCGCGCAACGCTACTACAGGCGGCTTGGACTGAAGGAAATCAGCAGGCACTATCGCTTCCGCTTCAAACCGCCCCAGGCGATTCAGGACGAGTTGATGAAAGACTGCGTCGGTGTGGAATATCTATACGGCGCCTGTGTGCCCGAAGAGTGGCCCCTTGTGCGGGAGAAGTACGACGTCATCACCAAGCCCCCCCTGGAGCCCCATCTCTGCGTGGGGTTCGACGTGCGTTTCTGA